The following coding sequences are from one Triticum dicoccoides isolate Atlit2015 ecotype Zavitan chromosome 4A, WEW_v2.0, whole genome shotgun sequence window:
- the LOC119285234 gene encoding uncharacterized protein LOC119285234, which produces MRKLCPNLERDDALDTVLEVPIPEEMFSGGGGSSRGGSRFGCTGVKAWMRSHAADRSGAGEPCSMSRGELQLMLGVIGAPLIPLPVSHAKQSPSSVLCEQLKGDPIESSSAKYIVQQYIAASGGEWALNKVTSMYAMGKVRMTAAELNSSDADSGGSNNGGAHRGGKKGGGGKGGEIGGFVLWQKKPELWCLELVVSGCKISAGSDGKVAWRQTPWHQSHASRGPPRPLRRSLQGLDPMLTASLFAEDSVCIGERSIDGEDCFVLKVEAEASSLRARNSSSVEIIRHTVWGYFSQRTGLLVQLEDSHLLQIKSGGPAGGGSVFWETTMESRLRDYRAVDGVNIAHSGRTAVSLVRFGDTHDGGNTRTRMEEHWDIEEVDFNIWGLSMDCFLPPSDLRDAKESQQQELAVVKPARPPPLRIPAVAVVRVGPSQVAAVNLDETESLLAR; this is translated from the exons ATGAGGAAACTGTGCCCCAACCTGGAGCGCGACGACGCGCTGGACACGGTCCTGGAGGTGCCCATCCCCGAGGAGAtgttctccggcggcggcggcagctcccgCGGCGGCTCCAGGTTCGGCTGCACCGGCGTCAAGGCCTGGATGCGCTCGCACGCCGCCGACCGCTCCGGCGCCGGCGAGCCCTGCTCCATGAGCCGCGGCGAGCTGCAGCTCATGCTCGGCGTCATCGGCGCGCCGCTCATCCCGCTCCCCGTCAGCCACGCCAAGCAGTCGCCCTCCTCCGTGCTCTGCGAGCAGCTCAAGGGCGACCCCATT GAATCGTCGTCGGCCAAGTACATCGTGCAGCAGTACATCGCGGCGTCGGGCGGCGAGTGggcgctcaacaaagtgacgagcaTGTACGCGATGGGCAAGGTGCGGATGACGGCCGCGGAGCTCAACAGCAGCGACGCGGACAGCGGCGGCAGCAACAATGGCGGCGCCCACCGCGGCGGGAAGAAAGGCGGCGGCGGCAAGGGCGGCGAGATCGGCGGGTTCGTGCTGTGGCAGAAGAAGCCGGAGCTGTGGTGCCTGGAGCTGGTGGTGTCCGGCTGCAAGATCAGCGCCGGCAGCGACGGCAAGGTGGCCTGGCGGCAGACGCCGTGGCACCAGTCCCACGCCTCCCGCGGCCCGCCGCGCCCCCTCCGCAGATCGCTCCAG GGGCTGGACCCGATGCTGACGGCGAGCCTGTTCGCGGAGGACTCGGTGTGCATAGGGGAGCGGAGCATCGACGGCGAGGACTGCTTCGTGCTCAaggtggaggcggaggcgtccagcctGCGGGCCCGCAACAGCAGCAGCGTGGAGATCATCCGCCACACCGTGTGGGGCTACTTCAGTCAGCGGACGGGGCTGCTGGTGCAGCTGGAGGACTCGCACCTGCTGCAGATCAAGTCCGGCGGCCCGgccggcggcggctccgtcttCTGGGAGACCACCATGGAGTCGCGCCTCCGCGACTACCGCGCCGTCGACGGCGTCAACATCGCCCACTCGGGCCGCACCGCCGTCTCGCTCGTCCGCTTCGGGGACACCCACGACGGCGGCAACACCCGGACGCGCATGGAGGAGCACTGGGACATCGAGGAGGTCGACTTCAACATCTGGGGCCTCTCCATGGACTGCTTCCTCCCGCCCAGCGACCTCAGGGACGCCAAGGAATCGCAGCAgcaggagctcgccgtcgtcaagcccgcgcgcccgccgccgctcagGATACCGGCCGTGGCCGTCGTCCGCGTGGGGCCGTCGCAGGTGGCCGCCGTCAACCTGGACGAAACGGAGTCGCTGCTCGCCAGATGA
- the LOC119285235 gene encoding uncharacterized protein LOC119285235 translates to MATKGQLVRERNVKITSSREGRQRGNSQSEQLVQVPKQKDSAASGNIDGKFEDRIRVVKNDKIRRQREPRNAEGDVGLKSSKPWPARKATTVDELVKHMSKVPSYLQRKEMADHLQDKALNVGVLEWGLLARWSHEQKHEPYSSHGASSSDTSRSVLFSSPSHSSASPSSKSLDSNQSPLNDQQHCFMKSQQSSPVDKHHEKANPPSPNSAVLSLLPGHGKCIRAENNGGLNLSEFSPPADSLIAASGSCTPHDMVDDEDATRKLEEAVHHCSRRLFTDDDNTRRSFFTPNDDDSMCVNPLQSNGISGLVPSAVMEAERNGSRSPVGFLEDIGQSPELTRIPYSCPLPLMDSTEELGASSSATRDAFFSAAVTRGEHGNRHKSPVSVCKKPLLISSKFTDMDVLPDRHLVSGLNGMGRCSSLKEAPSPRQPDTSVDKINEDKRSNSRGRRSPLRRMLDPLLKPRQPSTSVAPIQASFVPKCHLSSSINKQSINLEGSGSQNVQRRSVDAVVNSNNHAEANINQPPRVLLNSERYLNQERDSTRTRQALLQLAWKNGLPLFMLSYGDSDILAATVRRKGTSDKDDLESAYTLFTVEEPKKKSGAWITAGNKNKKHQLVSSIVGEMRISRRKSRCCHTNDFRVHREFVLVGSELLPTPEEPGDSHISREIGAFISAVPQTAETPHQSSSQNSGRGSSAPIGCSCPPLGNIYDNMTNASSAPASVIAILPNGFHSASTSGQPLPLMERWRARGSCDCGGWDEGCALSVLTDNTQGNQGCKSNQVNQTQDGSHRFDLLSQGRSREDRHAFSMVSFKEGLYAVEFRSSIALLQAFAMCIVMLHGRSPVRTQADLPASQDDAVFADHKLKAMATAGQGRAPASYVPRQPPLSPVGRA, encoded by the exons ATGGCGACAAAAGGACAGCTTGTTAGAGAAAGGAATGTGAAGATCACATCAAGCCGTGAAGGTCGTCAGAGGGGTAATTCACAGTCAGAACAATTAGTGCAAGTTCCAAAGCAAAAGGACTCGGCAGCCAGTGGAAACATTGATGGAAAATTTGAAGATAGAATCAGAGTTGTGAAGAATGACAAGATTCGTAGGCAGCGAGAACCTCGAAATGCAGAAGGGGATGTAGGCTTGAAGAGCTCAAAACCATGGCCTGCACGAAAAGCAACTACTGTTGATGAACTTGTCAAGCATATGTCCAAAGTTCCTTCGTATTTACAGCGCAAAGAGATGGCTGACCATCTTCAGGACAAGGCGCTGAATGTTGGGGTTCTTGAGTGGGGCCTTCTCGCAAGGTGGTCTCACGAACAAAAACATGAGCCCTATAGCAGCCATGGAGCCTCTTCATCTGATACCAGCAGATCTGTTCTATTCTCTTCTCCATCTCATTCTTCTGCAAGCCCCAGCAGCAAGTCTCTTGATAGCAATCAATCTCCACTGAATGACCAGCAGCACTGTTTTATGAAGTCTCAGCAAAGCAGTCCTGTGGACAAACACCATGAGAAGGCCAATCCACCTAGCCCAAATTCTGCAGTGTTGAGCTTGTTGCCAGGGCATGGCAAGTGTATTCGTGCAGAGAACAATGGTGGCTTAAATCTCAGCGAGTTTTCTCCCCCAGCAGACTCTCTGATTGCTGCCTCTGGGAGTTGCACGCCGCATGATATGGTTGATGATGAAGATGCTACAAGGAAGCTAGAGGAGGCTGTTCATCACTGTTCGCGCAGGCTTTTTACAGATGATGATAACACCAGGAGAAGTTTCTTCACACCCAATGACGATGATTCCATGTGTGTCAACCCTCTGCAGAGCAATGGCATCAGTGGTCTAGTACCTAGTGCTGTGATGGAAGCAGAAAGAAATGGCAGTAGGTCACCTGTCGGTTTCTTGGAGGATATTGGCCAATCCCCTGAACTTACTCGTATTCCATACTCATGTCCACTCCCCCTCATGGATTCCACTGAAGAGCTTGGCGCCAGTAGCTCTGCAACTAGAGATGCTTTTTTTAGTGCAGCTGTAACAAGAGGTGAACACGGTAACAGACACAAATCTCCTGTTAGTGTCTGCAAGAAACCTCTCCTGATTAGCTCAAAGTTCACTGATATGGATGTGCTGCCTGATCGTCATCTTGTTTCTGGGCTGAATGGAATGGGCAGATGCTCTAGCCTGAAGGAAGCACCATCTCCCCGACAACCTGACACCTCTGTGGATAAGATTAATGAGGACAAGCGATCAAACAGCAGAGGTAGACGCAGCCCATTGAGGAGGATGTTAGATCCACTATTAAAGCCTAGGCAACCATCCACTTCTGTTGCACCAATTCAAGCTTCATTTGTTCCAAAGTGTCATCTGTCAAGCAGTATTAATAAGCAATCGATTAACTTGGAAGGCTCTGGATCACAAAATGTGCAGCGTAGGTCAGTTGATGCAGTAGTCAATTCAAATAACCATGCTGAAGCAAACATAAATCAGCCTCCTCGTGTGCTGTTGAACAGTGAGAGGTACCTCAACCAAGAAAGGGATTCAACAAGAACAAGGCAAGCGCTTCTGCAGCTAGCATGGAAAAACGGCTTACCTTTATTCATGCTTTCTTACGGTGATTCTGATATCCTGGCGGCCACTGTGAGAAGGAAAGGAACCTCTGATAAGGATGATCTGGAAAGTGCATATACTTTATTCACTGTTGAAGAGCCCAAGAAAAAAAGTGGAGCTTGGATCACAGCAGGTAATAAGAACAAGAAACATCAACTGGTATCCAGTATTGTTGGGGAAATGAGGATCTCACGACGAAAATCAAGATGCTGCCACACAAACGATTTTCGTGTGCACAGGGAATTTGTGCTGGTTGGTTCTGAACTGCTACCAACACCTGAGGAACCTGGCGATTCACACATTAGCAGAGAAATTGGGGCTTTTATCAGCGCAGTTCCTCAAACAGCAGAAACTCCTCATCAATCATCTTCACAGAATTCTGGCCGAGGTAGTTCAGCACCAATTGGCTGCTCTTGCCCTCCTCTGGGAAACATCTACGATAACATGACAAATGCTAGTTCAGCTCCAGCCAGTGTTATTGCCATACTACCGAACGGCTTCCACAGCGCATCAACTTCTGGACAGCCTTTACCTCTGATGGAGAGGTGGAGAGCCAGAGGATCATGTGACTGTGGTGGGTGGGATGAAGGTTGCGCGCTGAGTGTCCTCACCGACAACACCCAAGGAAACCAAGGATGCAAGTCTAATCAGGTGAACCAAACGCAGGATGGCAGTCATCGATTCGACTTGCTCTCTCAG GGTCGATCACGGGAGGATCGGCATGCCTTCAGCATGGTTTCGTTTAAAGAAGGGTTATACGCAGTCGAATTCAGATCATCCATTGCTCTACTTCAGGCCTTCGCGATGTGTATAGTGATGCTTCACGGGAGGAGCCCTGTGAGGACGCAGGCCGATTTGCCAGCCTCGCAAGACGATGCAGTCTTTGCCGATCATAAGCTGAAGGCTATGGCAACAGCCGGCCAAGGTAGAGCTCCGGCCAGCTATGTGCCGCGTCAGCCACCTCTATCTCCCGTAGGGCGAGCCTAG